One Streptomyces lincolnensis genomic region harbors:
- the fxsT gene encoding FxSxx-COOH system tetratricopeptide repeat protein, with product MTSFGGRGDTLLHHGPGAPWADSGRWTDITDAQGTLRALHPLRTAPGGGAFDMVVAVDTDPGMVVWQDTAAEFTGLLRRSRVFRRVDRCGLGMPPPGQVHGRRPPGRDPLPKTPGPARRLVLVLTDGTAPAWRSGAPGHLLHHWGWDSFLAIVHLLPFHAWPDAGIPTWPMSLRAARPGTPNRGLGMRPHGLGLDAPSAPPGYDGELLVPVLELTPRSLASWARLVTAGPSARVRVPLTYAAYADRLAPPPARRDAADAVARFRGSVSPDVFGLAVLLAAAPLAVPVVRRVMTRLRPGTRISDFAQLRAHQLIRPVTGPRAAPGRPQVSYDFEPGVRGELLAAGRNDELRQVVDVVSETLGPAARGLWRFPALLTGVEVPPAGPRNEETRLWLETETAVLHALSGPYATRARTLEEEVGHCATPPAPHRTPARTTGAAPPLPRGPHQEDPLNQPTNAPEPRTGPAQTAPGRLPGPAAHPMGGPSNRRTPAVWGNVPPRNPNFTGRGDLLDALHRRLRKEKTTAVLPNALHGMGGVGKSQLAIEYLYRHLAEYDIIWWISAERTTQVALSLVELAQRLGLEASTEATWSVSEVLEALRRGEPYANWLLVFDNADSPEVVRPYFPSGGPGNILITSRNPQWASAAQPLEVDVFRREESVQLLRVRGPEISDEEADRLAQALGDLPLAIEQAAAWRAETGMPADEYLRLLDEKMVDLLGLVAPLDYQLPVIAAWNVSLDQLETKNPAAMQLLQVCAFCAPEPISRTLFAGRPAHPIAPELDAVLHDPIRLGQAIREIGRYSLARFDHRTNSIQMHRLVQAALISRMTEAEQRRMRQGTHLLLAANDPTDPHNVINWPRYGELHAHLIVSEAVESTDRWVRSLIVNEVRYLCRWGNYDTALQLARSAYDSWRRESGEDDAQLLEVSRWLGFVLFNMGRYQEAADVNDRVLDAYRRTVGEDHEDTLDALGNVAIDRRVRGDFVAALELSESILQRYLRVLGPDDPETLRAAHNVAVSLRLTGDFGRAKVLDEETLHSKTQIFGQDHVVSLVTWLGLILDIRELGDYLTALSFQLELTEQSTRLLGHDNPFTLSNHRHLAVALRKAGRHEEARETAERSRADLVRRYGENNPGAMQSTLELTIDLRHAGELEQARDLGRRIHAQYTATYGALHPHTLSAEVDLAITLRQLGAADQARTIDERVLTELRSALGERHPSVLISATNLASDLYALGEYEAARQLDAETLALSTEVMGQEHPSTLACAANLPLDLKALGRTEEADLLHAVTAERLTRVLGADHPAVRQAVDWEHRADCDIDPLPL from the coding sequence ATGACGTCCTTCGGCGGTCGCGGTGACACGCTCCTGCACCATGGGCCGGGGGCGCCGTGGGCCGATTCCGGCCGGTGGACGGACATCACCGACGCGCAGGGCACACTCCGCGCCCTGCACCCGCTGCGGACAGCTCCCGGAGGCGGTGCGTTCGACATGGTCGTGGCCGTGGACACCGATCCCGGCATGGTGGTCTGGCAGGACACGGCCGCGGAGTTCACCGGACTGCTGCGCAGGTCACGCGTGTTCCGCCGCGTGGACCGCTGCGGGCTGGGGATGCCGCCGCCCGGACAGGTCCACGGGCGCCGGCCGCCCGGTCGAGACCCCCTGCCCAAGACGCCCGGCCCCGCACGGCGGCTGGTCCTGGTCCTGACCGACGGCACCGCACCCGCGTGGCGCTCGGGCGCCCCGGGCCATCTGCTGCATCACTGGGGGTGGGACAGTTTCCTGGCCATCGTCCATCTGCTGCCGTTCCATGCCTGGCCGGACGCCGGGATCCCGACCTGGCCGATGTCCTTGAGGGCGGCACGGCCGGGCACGCCCAACCGGGGGCTGGGGATGCGCCCGCACGGACTCGGCCTCGACGCGCCGTCCGCACCGCCCGGATACGACGGTGAACTGCTCGTACCCGTCCTGGAGTTGACACCCCGCAGCCTGGCGTCCTGGGCACGACTGGTGACGGCCGGCCCGTCCGCACGGGTCAGGGTGCCGCTGACGTACGCGGCGTACGCCGACCGGCTCGCCCCGCCGCCGGCCCGGCGCGACGCGGCCGACGCGGTCGCACGGTTCCGCGGATCGGTCTCGCCCGACGTCTTCGGCCTCGCCGTCCTGCTCGCCGCGGCCCCCTTGGCCGTTCCGGTCGTCCGGCGTGTCATGACCCGGCTCAGGCCCGGCACACGCATATCCGACTTCGCCCAGCTGCGCGCCCATCAGCTGATCCGCCCGGTCACCGGCCCCCGCGCGGCGCCGGGCCGCCCCCAGGTGTCGTACGACTTCGAGCCGGGCGTCCGCGGGGAGTTGCTGGCCGCCGGACGAAACGATGAGCTGCGTCAGGTCGTCGACGTGGTCTCCGAGACCCTGGGCCCGGCGGCCCGCGGCCTGTGGCGCTTCCCGGCGCTCCTCACCGGCGTCGAGGTGCCGCCGGCGGGCCCGAGGAACGAGGAGACCCGCCTGTGGCTGGAGACCGAGACGGCCGTCCTGCACGCGCTGTCCGGCCCCTACGCGACCCGTGCGCGAACGCTGGAGGAGGAAGTCGGGCACTGTGCGACGCCTCCGGCCCCGCACCGCACTCCCGCCCGCACCACGGGGGCGGCCCCGCCCCTCCCGCGAGGACCGCACCAGGAGGATCCGTTGAACCAGCCGACCAACGCGCCGGAGCCCCGTACCGGCCCCGCGCAGACCGCCCCCGGCCGACTCCCCGGACCTGCGGCGCATCCCATGGGAGGCCCCTCCAACCGCCGCACCCCGGCCGTCTGGGGCAACGTACCCCCGCGCAACCCCAACTTCACCGGCCGGGGCGACCTGCTGGACGCGCTGCACCGACGGCTGCGCAAGGAGAAGACGACGGCCGTGCTGCCCAACGCGCTGCACGGCATGGGCGGGGTCGGGAAGTCGCAGCTCGCGATCGAGTACCTCTACCGGCACCTCGCCGAGTACGACATCATCTGGTGGATCTCCGCCGAGCGCACCACCCAGGTCGCGCTGTCCCTGGTGGAGCTGGCCCAGCGGCTGGGTCTTGAGGCGAGCACCGAGGCGACCTGGTCGGTCTCGGAGGTCCTGGAGGCCCTGCGCCGCGGTGAGCCCTACGCCAACTGGCTGCTCGTCTTCGACAACGCCGACAGCCCCGAGGTCGTTCGGCCGTACTTCCCCTCCGGCGGCCCGGGCAACATCCTGATCACCTCCCGCAATCCGCAGTGGGCCAGCGCCGCGCAGCCTCTGGAGGTCGACGTCTTCCGGCGGGAGGAGAGCGTGCAGCTGCTGCGGGTGCGCGGCCCGGAGATCAGCGACGAGGAGGCCGACCGGCTCGCCCAGGCGCTGGGCGATCTGCCGCTGGCCATCGAGCAGGCGGCCGCCTGGCGGGCGGAGACGGGTATGCCCGCGGACGAATACCTGCGGCTGCTCGACGAGAAGATGGTCGATCTGCTCGGCCTGGTCGCGCCGCTCGACTACCAACTGCCGGTCATCGCCGCCTGGAACGTCTCCCTGGACCAGCTGGAGACCAAGAACCCGGCGGCCATGCAGTTGCTCCAGGTCTGCGCGTTCTGCGCCCCCGAGCCCATCTCCCGCACGCTCTTCGCCGGCCGGCCCGCCCACCCCATCGCCCCGGAGCTGGACGCCGTCCTGCACGATCCGATCCGCCTCGGCCAGGCGATCCGGGAGATCGGCCGCTACTCGCTCGCCCGCTTCGACCACCGCACCAACTCCATCCAGATGCACCGTCTGGTGCAGGCCGCGCTGATCTCCCGGATGACGGAGGCGGAACAGCGGCGCATGCGGCAGGGCACGCATCTGCTGTTGGCCGCCAACGACCCCACCGACCCGCACAACGTCATCAACTGGCCGCGCTACGGCGAACTGCACGCACACCTGATCGTCTCCGAGGCCGTCGAGTCCACGGACCGCTGGGTGCGCTCCCTGATCGTCAACGAGGTGCGCTACCTGTGCCGTTGGGGCAACTACGACACCGCCCTGCAACTGGCCCGGTCGGCCTACGATTCCTGGCGGCGGGAGAGCGGCGAGGACGACGCCCAGTTGCTGGAGGTCTCCCGCTGGCTGGGGTTCGTCCTGTTCAACATGGGCCGCTACCAGGAGGCGGCGGACGTCAACGACCGGGTCCTGGACGCCTACCGCCGCACGGTCGGCGAGGACCACGAGGACACCCTGGACGCGCTCGGCAACGTGGCCATCGACCGGCGGGTGCGGGGGGACTTCGTGGCCGCGCTGGAGCTCTCCGAGTCGATTCTCCAGCGGTATCTGCGGGTACTGGGCCCCGACGACCCCGAGACCCTGCGCGCCGCGCACAACGTGGCCGTCAGTCTGCGCCTGACCGGGGACTTCGGCCGCGCCAAGGTGCTCGACGAGGAGACCTTGCACAGCAAGACCCAGATCTTCGGCCAGGACCACGTGGTGAGCCTGGTGACCTGGCTCGGGCTCATCCTCGACATCCGGGAGCTCGGCGACTACCTGACCGCACTCAGCTTCCAGCTGGAACTCACCGAACAGTCGACCCGGCTGCTCGGCCACGACAACCCGTTCACGCTCTCCAACCACCGGCACCTGGCGGTCGCCCTGCGCAAGGCCGGACGGCACGAGGAGGCACGGGAGACGGCGGAACGCAGCCGGGCCGATCTCGTCCGCCGCTACGGCGAGAACAACCCGGGCGCGATGCAGTCGACGCTCGAACTGACCATCGACCTACGGCACGCGGGAGAGCTGGAGCAGGCGCGCGACCTCGGCCGGCGGATCCACGCCCAGTACACGGCGACCTACGGCGCGCTGCACCCGCACACGCTGTCGGCGGAGGTCGACCTCGCCATCACGCTCCGCCAGCTCGGCGCCGCCGACCAGGCACGGACCATCGACGAACGCGTCCTGACCGAGCTGCGAAGTGCCCTCGGCGAGCGGCACCCCTCCGTGTTGATCAGCGCGACCAACCTGGCCAGCGACCTCTACGCCCTGGGCGAGTACGAGGCCGCCCGGCAGTTGGACGCCGAGACCCTGGCGCTCTCGACGGAGGTCATGGGCCAGGAGCACCCCTCCACCCTGGCCTGCGCCGCCAACCTGCCGCTGGACCTGAAGGCACTGGGCCGGACCGAGGAGGCGGACCTTCTGCACGCCGTCACGGCCGAACGGCTCACCAGGGTCCTCGGGGCGGACCATCCGGCGGTCCGTCAGGCGGTGGACTGGGAGCACCGCGCGGACTGCGACATCGATCCACTGCCGTTGTGA
- a CDS encoding ATP-binding protein: MDADSQAVPEPSWFLYRGTGTPMNPADRDRRWPAPPPWRTFSGAPDSATAPPPPQDGTAARVLGPPGVPWPAVPDEVVRVNIALRLRRPLLVSGGPDTGRSAVAHRIARELGLGPVLRWRVTGGSTLTDALYGPAGGGTFRLGPLGTALLPRRLPRVLLVDGLDRGGFDLPEQVLGTLEDGEFVLPELLGRTEKDPGTAVVHTWETGRTATLRDALVRCHEPPLVVITSGGEADLSPGCVRQCVPLTLPPMTAGQLTALARARFPALAEGRHGRLLEALVERLLRDPDTDAPGLLLDVLHLVDEGALDETGEEDEVEAALDTVWRWAVVEGP; this comes from the coding sequence ATGGACGCGGACTCACAGGCAGTCCCGGAACCCTCGTGGTTCCTCTACCGGGGCACCGGCACGCCGATGAACCCGGCCGACCGCGACCGCCGCTGGCCGGCCCCGCCCCCGTGGCGGACCTTCTCCGGCGCCCCCGACAGCGCCACCGCGCCACCGCCCCCGCAGGACGGCACGGCAGCCCGCGTGCTGGGCCCGCCCGGGGTCCCGTGGCCCGCCGTCCCCGACGAGGTCGTCCGGGTGAACATCGCGCTGCGGCTGCGGCGTCCGCTGCTCGTCTCCGGCGGGCCGGACACGGGCAGGTCCGCCGTGGCCCACCGGATCGCCAGGGAGCTCGGGCTGGGCCCTGTGCTGCGCTGGCGCGTCACCGGGGGCAGCACCCTCACCGACGCCCTCTACGGCCCGGCCGGTGGCGGCACCTTCCGCCTCGGCCCTCTGGGCACGGCCCTGCTGCCCCGCCGGCTGCCGCGCGTGCTGTTGGTCGACGGCCTGGACCGGGGCGGTTTCGACCTGCCCGAGCAGGTACTGGGCACGCTGGAGGACGGCGAGTTCGTCCTGCCCGAACTCCTCGGCCGTACGGAGAAGGACCCCGGCACAGCCGTCGTCCACACGTGGGAGACCGGCAGGACGGCGACGCTGCGCGACGCGCTCGTACGCTGCCACGAGCCGCCGCTCGTCGTGATCACCAGCGGCGGCGAGGCGGACCTCTCGCCCGGTTGCGTGCGGCAGTGCGTGCCCCTGACGCTGCCGCCGATGACGGCCGGGCAACTGACCGCACTGGCCAGGGCCCGCTTCCCCGCACTCGCCGAAGGGCGGCACGGCCGGCTTCTGGAGGCCCTCGTCGAGCGGCTCCTGCGGGACCCGGACACCGACGCGCCGGGGTTGCTCCTCGATGTGCTGCACCTCGTCGACGAGGGTGCCCTGGACGAAACCGGGGAAGAAGACGAGGTGGAGGCAGCCCTCGACACCGTTTGGCGATGGGCTGTGGTGGAGGGGCCATGA
- a CDS encoding exonuclease SbcCD subunit D, giving the protein MRLLHTSDWHLGRAFHRVNMLGAQAEFIGHLVGTVRERGVDAVVVSGDVYDRAVPPLAAVELFDDALHRLAELGVPTVMISGNHDSARRLGVGAGLIGRAGIHLRTEASACGTPVVLEDAFGEVAFYGLPYLEPALVKDEFGVEKPGHEAVLAAAMDRVRADLATRARGTRSVVLAHAFVTGGEASDSERDITVGGVAAVPAGVFDGVDYVALGHLHGSQAITERVRYSGSPLPYSFSEAGHRKSMWLVDLGADGSVGAERVDCPVPRALARLRGTLEDLLADPELARHEEAWVEATLTDAVRPADPMARLTERFPHTLSLVFDPERAADDPAVSYAKRLADRSDQEIAEDFVAHVRGAGPDEREQLVLRDAFDTVRADEAVREAAR; this is encoded by the coding sequence ATGAGACTGCTGCACACGTCCGACTGGCATCTCGGCCGGGCGTTCCACCGGGTGAACATGCTCGGCGCCCAGGCCGAGTTCATCGGTCACCTCGTCGGGACCGTGCGGGAGCGCGGCGTGGACGCGGTGGTCGTGTCGGGGGACGTGTACGACCGGGCGGTGCCGCCGCTGGCAGCGGTCGAGTTGTTCGACGACGCGTTGCACCGGCTCGCCGAGCTCGGGGTGCCGACGGTGATGATCTCCGGGAATCATGACTCGGCTCGTCGGCTGGGGGTGGGGGCCGGGCTCATCGGGCGTGCGGGTATCCATCTGCGCACCGAGGCGTCGGCGTGCGGGACGCCGGTGGTGCTGGAGGACGCGTTCGGGGAGGTCGCCTTCTATGGTCTGCCCTATCTCGAACCGGCCCTGGTGAAGGACGAGTTCGGTGTGGAGAAGCCGGGCCACGAGGCCGTGCTCGCCGCCGCCATGGACCGGGTCCGCGCCGACCTCGCCACGCGCGCGCGGGGCACGCGGTCCGTCGTGCTCGCGCATGCCTTCGTCACCGGGGGCGAGGCCAGTGACAGCGAGCGGGACATCACCGTCGGCGGGGTGGCCGCCGTCCCCGCCGGGGTCTTCGACGGCGTCGACTACGTGGCGCTGGGGCACCTGCACGGCAGCCAGGCCATCACCGAGCGCGTCCGCTACTCCGGTTCCCCGCTGCCGTACTCCTTCTCCGAGGCCGGGCACCGCAAGAGCATGTGGCTCGTCGACCTGGGGGCCGACGGCTCGGTCGGCGCCGAGCGCGTGGACTGCCCGGTGCCGCGGGCGTTGGCCCGGCTGCGGGGCACCCTGGAGGACCTGCTCGCCGATCCGGAACTCGCGCGGCACGAGGAGGCGTGGGTCGAGGCGACCCTGACGGACGCGGTCCGGCCGGCCGACCCCATGGCCCGGCTCACCGAGCGTTTCCCGCACACCCTCAGTCTCGTCTTCGACCCCGAGCGGGCCGCCGACGACCCGGCGGTGTCGTACGCCAAGCGGCTCGCCGACCGCAGCGACCAGGAGATCGCGGAGGACTTCGTGGCCCATGTCCGCGGCGCCGGGCCCGACGAGCGTGAGCAGCTGGTGCTGCGGGACGCCTTCGACACGGTGCGCGCGGACGAGGCGGTACGGGAGGCGGCGCGGTGA
- a CDS encoding AAA family ATPase translates to MRLHRLDITAFGPFGGSQSVDFDALSAAGLFLLHGPTGAGKTSVLDAVCYALYGAVPGTRQSGQGMTLRSDHAVGNTRTEIRLELTVAGRRLEITRQPPWERPKKRGLGTTLDKAQSWLREYDAKAAAWKDLSRSHQEIGEEITQLLGMSREQFCQVVLLPQGDFARFLRADAEARGRLLGRLFDTHRFAEVEKRLAERRRAAEAQVREGDAALLADAHRMQQAASGAMELPDLAPGEPGLTEAVLGAAAVARSTAREQLTVAHCRLTAAESAEAATERALADIREVDRLQRRFTQAQERAALLEERADGYRQAQARMERARKAEAVAPALDLRESAEADHRRAASAETHARARLPETFAGAGAAGLVAAARRAAEELGGLESARRAEQRLTELVTERTDLERQERADEEVLAEAGSWLAGWEESRTALQARIETAQEAATRSEQLGARREPTRKRLDAARMRDQLAGDTDTAAEQVRLAREQTLGAKAHWLDVREQRLNGIAAELAARLEDGVACAVCGATDHPAPARKDAGHVDREAEEEALAAYQGAEERQAERERHLGVVREALAAATAEAGDTPTDRLAAEYEEVERQYERARAEASVLHSVHEELRRAEAEHERRTADRQQAEVRAASRVGHRERLDREKALLEEELTQARGAADSVAARAAQLERQAALLTEAADSARAAEDTAQRLKDADARLADAAFRAGFDTPQAAATALLDDTAHRELQRRLDAWQSEEAAVRAVLAETDAAAAARQPAADVEAAERAAAAAARRTREAASARDAAARRCTELDRLSERATAGVRRLAPLREEYDRVARLAGLAAGTSADNERKMRLEAYVLAARLEQVAAAATVRLHRMSSGRYTLVHSADRSGRGRSGLGLHVVDAWTGRERDTSTLSGGETFFASLALALGLADVVTDEAGGVRLDTLFIDEGFGSLDDQTLDEVLDVLDSLRERDRSVGIVSHVADLRRRIHAQLEVVKGRSGSVLRQRGH, encoded by the coding sequence GTGAGGCTGCACCGTCTGGACATCACCGCCTTCGGGCCCTTCGGCGGTTCCCAGAGCGTGGACTTCGACGCCTTGTCGGCGGCGGGGCTGTTCCTGCTGCACGGCCCGACGGGCGCCGGGAAGACCTCCGTCCTCGACGCCGTCTGCTACGCGCTCTACGGCGCCGTACCGGGCACGCGGCAGAGCGGGCAGGGCATGACCCTGCGCAGCGACCACGCCGTCGGGAACACGCGCACCGAGATCCGCCTCGAACTCACCGTCGCCGGGCGCCGGTTGGAGATCACCCGGCAGCCCCCGTGGGAGCGGCCCAAGAAGCGCGGCCTGGGCACCACGCTGGACAAGGCCCAGAGCTGGCTGCGCGAGTACGACGCGAAGGCCGCCGCCTGGAAGGACCTGAGCCGCTCCCACCAGGAGATCGGCGAGGAGATCACCCAGCTGCTCGGTATGAGCCGTGAGCAGTTCTGCCAGGTCGTGCTGCTGCCCCAGGGCGACTTCGCCCGCTTCCTGCGCGCCGACGCCGAGGCCCGCGGCCGGCTGCTCGGGCGCCTGTTCGACACCCACCGTTTCGCCGAGGTGGAGAAGCGGCTCGCCGAACGCCGACGTGCCGCCGAGGCGCAGGTGCGCGAGGGCGACGCCGCGTTGCTGGCCGACGCGCACCGCATGCAGCAGGCGGCCTCGGGCGCCATGGAGCTGCCGGACCTGGCGCCCGGCGAACCCGGGCTGACCGAGGCCGTCCTGGGCGCCGCCGCCGTGGCCCGCAGCACCGCCCGCGAACAGCTCACGGTCGCCCACTGCCGCCTCACGGCCGCCGAGTCCGCAGAGGCGGCGACCGAGCGGGCCCTTGCCGACATCCGGGAAGTGGACCGGCTGCAACGGCGCTTCACCCAGGCACAGGAGCGTGCCGCACTCCTGGAGGAGCGCGCCGACGGCTACCGCCAGGCGCAGGCCCGCATGGAACGGGCCCGCAAGGCCGAGGCCGTCGCACCCGCCCTGGACCTGCGCGAATCCGCCGAGGCCGACCACCGGCGGGCCGCCTCCGCCGAGACACACGCGCGTGCCCGGCTGCCGGAGACCTTCGCCGGGGCCGGTGCCGCCGGACTCGTGGCCGCCGCCCGCCGGGCCGCCGAGGAACTGGGCGGCCTCGAGTCCGCCCGGCGGGCCGAGCAGCGGCTCACCGAACTGGTCACCGAGCGGACCGACCTGGAGCGTCAGGAGCGGGCCGACGAGGAGGTCCTCGCGGAGGCGGGCAGCTGGCTCGCCGGCTGGGAGGAGAGCCGCACCGCTCTCCAGGCCCGCATCGAGACCGCCCAGGAGGCCGCGACCCGCTCCGAGCAGCTCGGCGCCCGGCGCGAACCGACCCGCAAGCGACTGGACGCGGCGCGGATGCGCGACCAGCTGGCCGGCGACACCGACACGGCCGCCGAGCAGGTCCGGCTCGCCCGGGAACAGACCCTGGGCGCCAAGGCGCACTGGCTCGACGTCAGGGAACAGCGCCTGAACGGCATCGCCGCCGAACTGGCCGCGCGGCTGGAGGACGGCGTCGCCTGTGCCGTCTGCGGTGCCACCGACCATCCGGCGCCCGCGCGCAAGGACGCCGGGCACGTCGACCGGGAGGCCGAGGAGGAGGCGCTCGCCGCCTACCAGGGGGCGGAGGAACGGCAGGCCGAGCGGGAACGGCACCTGGGCGTCGTACGAGAGGCACTGGCCGCCGCGACCGCGGAGGCCGGGGACACACCGACCGACCGGCTCGCCGCCGAGTACGAGGAGGTGGAGCGGCAGTACGAGCGGGCGCGCGCGGAGGCCTCCGTGCTGCACTCCGTCCACGAGGAGCTGCGCCGGGCCGAGGCCGAGCACGAGCGGCGCACCGCCGACCGGCAGCAGGCGGAGGTACGGGCCGCCTCCCGCGTCGGGCACCGCGAACGGCTGGACCGGGAAAAGGCCCTGCTGGAAGAGGAGTTGACGCAGGCACGGGGTGCCGCCGACAGTGTGGCCGCACGGGCGGCCCAGCTGGAGCGGCAGGCCGCGCTCCTCACCGAGGCCGCCGACAGCGCGCGCGCCGCCGAGGACACCGCCCAGCGTCTGAAGGACGCCGACGCCCGTCTGGCCGACGCCGCCTTCCGTGCCGGGTTCGACACCCCGCAGGCCGCGGCCACCGCCCTGCTGGACGACACGGCCCACCGCGAACTCCAACGGCGCCTGGACGCCTGGCAGTCCGAGGAGGCCGCCGTCCGCGCCGTCCTCGCCGAGACCGACGCGGCGGCCGCCGCCCGGCAGCCGGCCGCCGACGTCGAGGCGGCCGAGCGGGCCGCGGCCGCCGCGGCCCGGCGCACCCGCGAGGCGGCCTCCGCCCGGGACGCGGCGGCCCGCCGCTGCACCGAACTCGACCGCCTGTCCGAACGGGCGACCGCGGGCGTACGACGGCTGGCGCCGCTGCGCGAGGAGTACGACCGCGTGGCACGCCTGGCCGGGCTCGCCGCGGGCACCTCGGCGGACAACGAACGCAAGATGCGCCTGGAGGCGTACGTCCTGGCGGCCCGGCTCGAACAGGTGGCCGCCGCCGCGACCGTGCGGCTGCACCGCATGTCCTCCGGCCGCTACACCCTCGTCCACTCCGCCGACCGCAGCGGACGCGGCCGCAGCGGCCTCGGCCTGCACGTCGTCGACGCCTGGACCGGCCGCGAGCGCGACACCTCGACCCTGTCCGGCGGCGAGACCTTCTTCGCCTCCCTCGCCCTCGCCCTGGGCCTCGCGGACGTCGTCACCGACGAGGCCGGCGGGGTGCGGCTGGACACCCTCTTCATCGACGAGGGCTTCGGCAGCCTCGACGACCAGACCCTCGACGAGGTCCTCGACGTCCTCGACTCACTGCGCGAACGCGACCGCAGCGTCGGCATCGTCAGCCATGTCGCCGATCTGCGGCGGCGCATCCACGCCCAACTGGAGGTCGTGAAGGGCAGATCGGGATCGGTGCTCCGGCAGCGCGGTCACTGA
- a CDS encoding effector-associated domain 2-containing protein: MCEQVEERIRRTAVDVLVEVDSLWSSEDREQFLSLVLDGLRSPGRLSHHAAPRNQYIALLRLCLRGDPAPGRPGGLTCLATVLELMDPGSPEAAILSRLADEWQAVRTLPAEFLQAWDLLEEALLSVRLTAEERGRLVMGATLSRLRRLPDHCTTPWSDFLHLVGQNTAPRQVPPWMVYLDKATEWMPQEHRGELRALNRRRAARWELGETFDRRRYDSTWAGPQLSAVHDENLAIRIRPAPFDEDHYTVSHWFHSDARSPHFEGRRDSAVIPFAALQQTVSDVISEVERAEGDRPGRLRLEFVLPLELINLPVESWPLDTEDPHLLLGTAYPAVVIRSLDRLLDERWHRRWRLRWQKLKDEPTSSSWYVSIPDRDPRHHEKVLAGLLDERQVAAVLSEPPERSRQRGCLEIKAALRTGYPVVVWHRTSESTAEFRQALSDLFAGGFADLLSRITRFRQEAAALGSEHDHFGRHLAVLWDDPDRKPL, from the coding sequence TTGTGCGAGCAGGTCGAGGAGCGGATCCGGCGTACCGCTGTGGACGTTCTGGTGGAGGTCGACAGCCTGTGGTCGTCGGAGGATCGTGAGCAGTTCCTGAGCCTGGTGCTGGACGGGCTGCGGAGCCCGGGGCGGCTGTCGCACCACGCGGCGCCGCGCAACCAGTACATCGCGCTGCTGCGGCTGTGCCTGCGCGGCGATCCGGCACCCGGCAGGCCCGGCGGCCTCACCTGTCTCGCGACGGTCCTGGAACTCATGGATCCGGGCTCGCCCGAGGCCGCCATCCTGTCCCGGCTCGCCGACGAGTGGCAGGCCGTACGGACGCTTCCGGCCGAGTTCCTCCAGGCCTGGGACCTCCTGGAGGAGGCACTGCTGTCGGTGCGGCTCACCGCCGAGGAGCGAGGGCGCCTGGTGATGGGAGCGACCCTGTCGCGATTACGCAGACTGCCCGACCACTGCACGACCCCCTGGTCGGACTTCCTCCACCTCGTCGGACAGAACACCGCACCGCGGCAGGTACCGCCCTGGATGGTGTATCTCGACAAGGCCACGGAGTGGATGCCCCAGGAACACCGCGGCGAGCTGCGCGCCCTGAACCGGCGCCGGGCCGCGCGGTGGGAGCTCGGCGAGACCTTCGACCGCCGTCGCTACGACTCCACGTGGGCCGGCCCGCAGCTCTCCGCCGTCCACGACGAGAACCTGGCCATCCGGATCAGGCCCGCGCCCTTCGACGAGGACCACTACACCGTCTCCCACTGGTTCCACTCGGACGCCCGCAGTCCCCATTTCGAAGGCCGCCGGGACAGTGCGGTGATCCCCTTCGCCGCGCTCCAGCAGACGGTCAGCGATGTGATCTCCGAGGTGGAGCGGGCGGAAGGGGACCGGCCGGGGCGCCTGCGGCTGGAGTTCGTCCTGCCTCTCGAACTCATCAACCTGCCCGTCGAGTCCTGGCCCCTGGACACCGAGGATCCGCATCTCCTGCTCGGCACGGCCTATCCCGCGGTCGTCATCCGCAGCCTGGACCGGCTGCTGGACGAGCGGTGGCACCGCCGATGGCGGCTGCGCTGGCAGAAGCTCAAGGACGAACCGACGAGCAGTTCCTGGTACGTCAGCATCCCCGACCGTGATCCGCGGCACCACGAGAAGGTGCTGGCGGGCCTGCTCGACGAACGGCAGGTCGCAGCCGTCCTGAGCGAACCGCCCGAGCGCAGCCGGCAGCGCGGCTGCCTGGAGATCAAGGCGGCGCTGCGCACGGGGTATCCGGTGGTGGTGTGGCACCGGACCAGTGAGTCGACCGCCGAATTCCGCCAGGCACTCAGCGACCTGTTCGCCGGCGGATTCGCGGACCTGCTGTCGCGCATCACCCGGTTCCGCCAGGAAGCCGCCGCGCTCGGCAGCGAGCACGACCACTTCGGGCGGCATCTCGCGGTGCTGTGGGACGACCCCGACAGGAAACCGCTCTGA